tgggtcgatacccttcttcagaccaaagcaaAGGTTAGACAGGTTCTATTCTCttgttaatatccaattggatcctgacccaaaactaataatattaggaatttcAGAACAAAGCATAAAACTTACAATAAATCAAAGAAATGTCCTTGATTAttgtataataattgggaaaaaattaatattaaaattttggaaaaatccaataacccccacaattaaaatgtggattacgaaAATATCTGAGACCTTACACTTtttttctcccttccctctctattAGCTTATAGTTTCCTTTTTCTAAACCCGTATTTCTTTTCTCTCTAtagctctatctttcaaaaaaaattataaaaaatagAAGCTGTGTTTAAATGCAACTGGTAAACAAATCGTGTTTtggttatgatatgtatatgttctaataaaaatatttttgaataaaAGACAGGTTGATTCAGCACTGGCTCATCCAAGATGACAACTCGGGATGGCTGTCACCCACCGCTGGAAGATGGCTTCACGATCGCAAGACATGGCTACTCACTCCTGGCAAAAATCGCTTGGACAGGTAGAAGAGAAAGATGAATGGCGTATAGCTGGAGAAGTTGCCTTTGCCGAAAATGCCCTTGATCAGCGCCTGGAGCACTTGTAGGGGCGCGTTGCCGTTCAGGAGGGGCTGTAATAATCTGCAGGGAAGGAACAGGGATAAACCATGAGATCACTACCGCCTGCGTTTTATGGATCGGACTGGTGAGTTCTTCACTCTCGCTGCAGCAGAATGAGAGGACAACCACAGCGTATatatgcacggtggcacagcggtagagttgctgggtgcAAGGTGGCAGGAACTGTGTGTGAAACAAGTGTGagcagtggactcggtgggctgaagggcctgcatgctgtatctctaaactaaactacaactaaaTGGGAATTTGCTCAGTTCATCCAAGAATCCGGCCGAGAATCCCTTGATGGGAAGGCAGGGCTTTGGTGGGACCTCCCTCAGTGAGGGAAGTGCAGACGGAAGCTTAAAATCAAGGAACGTTTGTGGTCCCACAACACCGAAATCCATTCACTTACCTATTTAATTCAACGTCATTGTCTAACTGGCCTCCCACTTTTATCAAATGCGCTACCACGTCAGATACGTTCTGCGAAGTTCTGTCTTCATTCCCGCTAGTCCTGGGAACCACGCTGCCCACTGCAGCACTTGGAACTACTGGCTCCGTTACATTGGCGTAGCTGAGAAGGAGAACAAAGAGGACTCAGAGGGATTATGGAACCACaaggtaagtgataggagcagaattaggccattcaatagacaatagacaataggtgcaggagtaggccatttggccctgcgagccagcaccgccattcaatgtgatcatggctgatcatccccaatcagtaccccgttcctgccttctccccagatcccctgactctgctatttttaagagccctctctcttgaaagcatccagagaacctgcctccaccgccctctgagagagaattccacagactcaccactcacagagagtaaaagcgtttcctcatctccgttctaaatggcttactccttattcttaaactgtggcccctggtcctggactcccccaacatcgggaacatgtttcctgcctctagtgtgtgcaattcggcccatcaagtctactccaccattcaatcatggctgatctatctctccctcctaacccatttctcctgccttctccccattaccactgatgccccgtactaatcaagaatctatccatctctgccttaaaaatatccaatgacttggcctccacagccttccatggcaatgaattccacagattcactgccctttgactaaagaaattcctcctcgtctccttcctaaaggaaagtcctttaattctgaggctgtgccctctggtcctagactctcccactggtggaaacatcctctccacatccactctatctaagcctttcactgtttggaACGTTCCACAAAACACGGACCCGCTCCCGGGAAGACTCTCCGATACCAGCTGCTCCCGGAGATCATTCCACAAACACCAGCCCGCTCCCAGGAGGGCTGGGCTAAGACAGGGAagaatttgggtggcacagtgtcgcagcggtagaatcgctgccttacagcgaatgcagcaccagagacccgagttcgatcccgactacgggtgctgtctgtaaggagtttgtacgttctccccgtgacctgtgtgggattcccccgagatcttcagtttcctcccacactccaaagacgtacaggtttgtaggttaattggcttggtatgaatgtcaaatgtccctagtgtgtgtaggatagtgttagtgtgcagggatcgctggtcggcacggatccggtgggccgaagggcctgtttcagcgctgtatctctaaactaaacttagctaaTAAATGATGAGTACCTGCGAAACAGTTGCATGATGTTACTGGTGACCTGGGTGGAGGCATCTTCCTCTGGATGCTGGCTGCAGCTCGTGGGATCCTGCTCCTGCTGCCGGCTGTGGCAGGAGATCGCTCCATCCGGTAACACCACGCAACTGGGGCCGTTGCAGAAGGCAGCGTGCTCCGCCATCTGTTCCGCGGAGAATGGGCAGAAACACAACGGGCACTCGCCCACCGCTTCACCCTCCTGCGCCCACTCTGAAGTGACTGGAGCACAAACAGGAGTCACATTACCAGGCAGAAATGGGCAAAAACACGCGCACTGACCCCGGCAGGCCGCGGCCTGCAGAGGGAGCCACCGAGCACGTACCAAAAAAGTATGccatggaggggaggagaggggaggggaaccaCAAGGAGGAGATACCGAGCACGAGGCCAttcaaggacaatagacaataggtgcaggggtaggccatttggccctgcgagGGAGGcccgggaggggaggaggggatcaggggaggggaggggaggggaggagaggggaggggaggggaggagaggggaggggaggagaggagaggagaggagagggggggggaggagaggagaggagaggggaggagaggagagggggagaggaggggaggggaggggaggagggaggaggggaggggaggggaggaaaggggaggggaggggagggaaggagagaggggaggcgcgggcagagggggagggaggagaggagggaggagggggggagagggggggagagggggggggggggaggggaagggagagggggggggggggaggaggggtggtgtggagagagagatataggggggagaggagaggggaggagaggaatgaagaggggaggagaggagaggagaggagaggggaggggaggggaggatgagatGAGAAGAGAGGGATGAGATGAtacaagggggagaggagagggaggagatgagagggaggagaagatgagaggagaggagagg
This genomic window from Leucoraja erinacea ecotype New England chromosome 37, Leri_hhj_1, whole genome shotgun sequence contains:
- the LOC129713843 gene encoding uncharacterized protein LOC129713843; protein product: MTMECPMCGRDFPESQLEHHAWSCDGWYMPTDVTSEWAQEGEAVGECPLCFCPFSAEQMAEHAAFCNGPSCVVLPDGAISCHSRQQEQDPTSCSQHPEEDASTQVTSNIMQLFRSYANVTEPVVPSAAVGSVVPRTSGNEDRTSQNVSDVVAHLIKVGGQLDNDVELNRLLQPLLNGNAPLQVLQALIKGIFGKGNFSSYTPFIFLFYLSKRFLPGILESELWATFIKWLETFVIEVVAPWISKMGGWEGLLYALGGLLAAGLVAGLKMLLTKS